The following coding sequences lie in one Streptococcus suis genomic window:
- a CDS encoding phosphoribosylformylglycinamidine cyclo-ligase translates to MTNKNAYAQSGVDVEAGYEVVERIKKHVARTERLGVMGALGGFGGMFDLTKLDVKEPVLVSGTDGVGTKLMLAIQYDKHDTIGQDCVAMCVNDIIAAGAEPLYFLDYIATGKNEPAKLEQVVAGVAEGCVQAGCGLIGGETAEMPGMYGKDDYDLAGFAVGIAEKSQIIDGSTVQEGDILLGLASSGIHSNGYSLVRRVFADVSGDALLPELNGRALKDVLLEPTRIYVQQVLPLVKAGLVNGIAHITGGGFIENIPRMFADNLAAEIEEDKIPVLPIFTALEKYGKIKHEEMFEIFNMGIGLVLAVSPDKVDSVCQLVDEEVYTIGRVITKEDKSVVIK, encoded by the coding sequence ATGACAAATAAAAATGCCTACGCCCAATCGGGCGTTGACGTCGAAGCGGGATATGAAGTTGTCGAACGCATCAAGAAGCATGTGGCTCGGACAGAACGCTTGGGTGTTATGGGAGCCCTCGGTGGTTTTGGCGGGATGTTTGATCTAACCAAACTGGATGTCAAAGAGCCAGTCTTGGTATCAGGAACAGACGGCGTGGGAACCAAGCTCATGCTAGCGATCCAGTACGACAAGCACGACACCATTGGTCAGGACTGCGTGGCCATGTGTGTCAACGACATCATTGCAGCGGGTGCGGAGCCACTTTACTTCCTTGACTACATTGCGACTGGAAAAAATGAGCCAGCCAAGCTGGAGCAGGTGGTTGCAGGTGTTGCGGAAGGCTGTGTCCAGGCTGGTTGCGGCTTGATTGGCGGTGAAACGGCTGAAATGCCTGGTATGTACGGCAAGGATGACTATGACCTGGCTGGTTTTGCTGTCGGTATTGCGGAGAAGTCCCAGATCATCGACGGTAGCACGGTCCAGGAGGGCGACATTCTTCTTGGTTTGGCCTCAAGCGGTATCCACTCCAACGGCTATTCCCTTGTCCGTCGCGTGTTTGCGGATGTTTCTGGGGACGCTCTGTTGCCAGAGCTCAATGGCAGAGCTCTGAAGGATGTTCTCTTAGAGCCGACCCGTATCTATGTCCAGCAGGTATTGCCTCTGGTAAAAGCAGGCCTAGTCAACGGCATTGCCCACATCACAGGCGGCGGCTTCATCGAAAATATTCCCCGTATGTTTGCGGACAACCTAGCCGCTGAGATTGAAGAAGACAAGATTCCAGTCCTTCCAATCTTTACAGCCCTTGAAAAATACGGAAAGATCAAACATGAAGAAATGTTTGAAATCTTCAATATGGGAATCGGATTGGTCCTGGCAGTCAGTCCAGACAAGGTTGACAGTGTCTGTCAACTAGTTGACGAGGAAGTTTACACTATCGGCCGCGTTATCACTAAGGAAGATAAGAGTGTAGTCATCAAATGA
- a CDS encoding phosphoribosylglycinamide formyltransferase — protein MKRIAVFASGNGSNFQVIAKQFEVVFVFSDCRNAYVLERAEKLGVPTFTFELKEFSDKQAYEEALIQLLDQHQIDLVILAGYMKIVGPTLLAQYEGRIINIHPAYLPEFPGAHGIEDAWQAGVSESGVTVHWVDSGIDTGQIIQQVRVPRLADDTLETFEARIHEAEYQLYPAVLEEFGAKRRVL, from the coding sequence ATGAAACGAATAGCAGTGTTTGCATCAGGCAACGGCTCCAATTTCCAAGTCATCGCAAAACAGTTTGAAGTGGTTTTTGTCTTTTCAGACTGCAGAAACGCCTATGTCTTGGAACGAGCTGAAAAACTAGGTGTACCAACCTTTACTTTTGAACTCAAAGAGTTTTCAGATAAGCAGGCCTACGAAGAAGCACTCATCCAACTCTTAGACCAGCATCAGATTGACTTGGTGATCTTGGCAGGCTATATGAAGATTGTGGGACCAACCCTGCTGGCTCAGTACGAAGGTCGTATCATTAATATCCACCCAGCCTACTTGCCGGAATTTCCAGGTGCTCATGGGATTGAAGATGCCTGGCAGGCTGGTGTATCTGAAAGTGGCGTAACAGTCCACTGGGTGGATAGTGGTATTGACACAGGACAAATTATTCAGCAAGTTCGAGTGCCTAGACTAGCCGATGATACCTTGGAAACCTTTGAAGCAAGAATACATGAAGCGGAGTACCAACTCTATCCAGCGGTTTTGGAGGAGTTTGGGGCGAAAAGAAGAGTGTTATGA
- a CDS encoding phosphoribosylaminoimidazolecarboxamide formyltransferase, which yields MIKKVISFILVFVLAALLFNSLIFVNLENPARLILAYGLSLILSGFLMTQIK from the coding sequence ATGATAAAGAAAGTCATTTCATTTATTTTGGTATTTGTTTTGGCAGCTCTGCTGTTTAATAGCCTTATTTTTGTAAACTTAGAAAATCCAGCCCGTTTGATTCTGGCTTATGGTCTATCCTTGATTTTATCAGGATTCCTCATGACCCAAATCAAGTAG
- a CDS encoding bifunctional phosphoribosylaminoimidazolecarboxamide formyltransferase/IMP cyclohydrolase PurH: MTKRALISVSDKNGIVELAQELTKLGWEIISTGGTKAALDQAGVTTIAIDDVTGFPEMMDGRVKTLHPKIHGGLLARRDLDSHLQAANDHEIGLIDLVVVNLYPFKETILRSDVTYDLAVENIDIGGPSMLRSAAKNHASVTVVVDPADYPTVLGEIAEQGQTTYPTRQRLAAKVFRHTAAYDALIADYFTKQVGEDKPEKLTITYDLNQPMRYGENPQQHADFYQNALPTAYSIAAAKQLNGKELSFNNIRDADAAIRIIRDFKDRPTVVALKHMNPCGIGQAETIEQAWDYAHEADPVSIFGGIVVLNREVDAATAEKMHPIFLEIIIAPSYSAEALAILTNKKKNLRILELVFDAQDASEVEKEFTGVVGGLLVQDQDVVVESPEDWQVVTERQPSEQEWTAMEFAWKSSKYVKSNGIIITNDKMTLGVGPGQTNRVASVRIAIEQAKERLDGAVLASDAFFPFADNVEEIAAAGIKAIIQPGGSVRDQDSIDMANKYGLTMVFTGVRHFRH, encoded by the coding sequence ATGACAAAACGCGCACTGATTAGCGTATCAGATAAGAATGGCATCGTAGAACTTGCCCAAGAATTGACGAAACTTGGTTGGGAGATTATCTCAACTGGCGGTACCAAGGCAGCCTTGGATCAGGCTGGAGTGACTACTATTGCCATAGACGATGTGACCGGTTTTCCTGAGATGATGGACGGCCGTGTCAAGACCCTGCACCCCAAAATCCACGGGGGTTTGCTGGCTCGTCGGGATTTGGACAGCCACTTGCAAGCAGCCAACGACCATGAAATTGGCCTGATTGACTTGGTGGTGGTAAATCTTTATCCCTTCAAAGAGACTATTTTGCGTTCAGATGTGACCTACGACTTGGCGGTGGAGAACATCGACATCGGCGGACCGTCTATGCTTCGTTCAGCAGCCAAAAACCACGCTAGCGTAACCGTTGTGGTGGATCCAGCAGATTATCCGACGGTTTTAGGGGAAATAGCAGAGCAGGGTCAGACGACCTACCCAACGCGTCAGCGGTTGGCAGCTAAGGTTTTCCGTCATACCGCAGCTTATGATGCCCTAATAGCAGATTATTTTACCAAGCAGGTAGGCGAAGATAAGCCTGAAAAATTAACGATTACTTATGATCTTAATCAGCCCATGCGTTACGGAGAAAATCCTCAGCAACATGCGGATTTCTACCAAAATGCCCTTCCGACAGCTTACTCGATTGCAGCTGCTAAACAGCTAAACGGTAAGGAGCTGTCTTTCAATAACATTCGTGATGCGGATGCGGCTATCCGTATTATCCGTGATTTCAAGGACCGTCCAACTGTTGTGGCTCTCAAACACATGAACCCTTGCGGTATCGGACAGGCAGAGACTATTGAGCAGGCTTGGGATTATGCCCATGAGGCTGACCCAGTATCCATTTTCGGAGGCATCGTCGTGCTGAACAGAGAAGTGGATGCTGCGACGGCTGAAAAGATGCACCCGATTTTCTTAGAAATCATCATCGCACCGAGTTACTCGGCAGAAGCGCTAGCTATTTTGACCAATAAAAAGAAAAATCTTCGGATTTTGGAGTTGGTCTTTGACGCACAGGATGCAAGCGAAGTGGAAAAAGAGTTCACAGGCGTTGTCGGCGGGCTTTTGGTGCAGGATCAGGACGTGGTGGTGGAAAGCCCAGAGGACTGGCAGGTGGTGACCGAGCGTCAACCGTCCGAGCAAGAGTGGACAGCTATGGAGTTCGCTTGGAAGTCCTCCAAGTATGTCAAGTCCAACGGCATCATTATCACCAATGACAAGATGACCTTGGGCGTGGGACCGGGGCAAACCAACCGCGTGGCGTCCGTCCGTATCGCTATCGAGCAAGCCAAGGAGCGTTTGGATGGAGCCGTATTGGCGTCGGATGCCTTCTTCCCATTTGCAGATAACGTGGAAGAAATTGCAGCCGCAGGTATCAAGGCTATTATCCAGCCGGGTGGCTCTGTCCGTGACCAAGACTCCATTGACATGGCCAACAAGTACGGCTTGACCATGGTCTTTACGGGTGTAAGACATTTTAGACATTGA